The [Pseudomonas] carboxydohydrogena genome includes a window with the following:
- a CDS encoding ABC transporter substrate-binding protein, which translates to MRPSFRMASIALAGFMAALPTAHAEDGVSTDKIVLGQAAALTGPAAALGQGMKLGLEAAFAEANKGGGIKGRKLELKSIDDGYEPTRSIGVVKKLLEEDKVFAIIGTVGTPTAAAILPIATNAGVPMIGAFSGVEFLREPYKPLVMNVRASYYQETEAMVEHLTKDLGYTRIGIMYQDDGYGQAGLAGLQRALEKRGMKLAGEGTYERNTVAIKAALLAVRKAKPEAVVMISSYKPAAAFIKLAREIKFDPTFVNVSFVGSDALAKELGSNGAGVVVTQVVPFPLDNKIPVVERYQAALKSVAPDAKPGFVSLEGYLVGRTLIAGLEKIDGAPTRKGLIEAVQKASPIDVGGMKLSYSTTSNRGSDQVFLTVIQADGSLQAVNRLQKTGM; encoded by the coding sequence ATGCGCCCGTCGTTCAGAATGGCTTCGATTGCGCTGGCTGGCTTCATGGCCGCCCTACCCACCGCCCACGCCGAGGATGGCGTCTCGACGGACAAGATCGTGCTTGGACAGGCGGCAGCGTTGACCGGTCCGGCAGCGGCCCTGGGACAGGGCATGAAGCTGGGCCTCGAAGCGGCATTCGCCGAGGCCAACAAGGGGGGCGGCATCAAGGGCCGCAAGCTCGAACTCAAGAGCATCGACGACGGCTATGAACCGACGCGCTCGATCGGAGTGGTCAAGAAGCTGCTGGAAGAAGACAAGGTCTTCGCAATCATCGGCACGGTCGGCACGCCGACCGCCGCCGCGATCCTGCCGATCGCAACCAATGCCGGCGTTCCGATGATCGGCGCATTCTCCGGCGTCGAGTTTCTCCGCGAGCCCTATAAGCCGTTGGTGATGAATGTCCGCGCCTCCTACTATCAGGAGACCGAGGCAATGGTCGAACATCTCACCAAGGATCTCGGCTACACCCGTATCGGCATCATGTATCAGGATGACGGCTACGGGCAGGCAGGTCTCGCCGGGCTACAGCGCGCGCTGGAAAAGCGCGGCATGAAACTCGCCGGCGAGGGAACGTACGAACGCAACACGGTCGCGATCAAGGCCGCGCTGCTTGCGGTGCGGAAGGCCAAGCCCGAAGCCGTGGTGATGATCAGCTCCTACAAGCCGGCGGCGGCATTCATCAAGCTGGCGCGCGAGATCAAGTTCGATCCAACCTTCGTCAATGTCTCCTTCGTCGGCTCCGACGCTCTCGCCAAGGAGCTTGGCTCCAATGGTGCGGGCGTGGTCGTGACGCAGGTCGTGCCGTTCCCGCTGGACAATAAAATTCCCGTGGTTGAACGTTATCAGGCGGCCCTCAAATCCGTGGCGCCGGATGCCAAACCCGGCTTCGTATCGCTGGAGGGTTATCTGGTTGGCCGCACATTGATCGCCGGGCTTGAGAAGATCGATGGCGCGCCGACGCGCAAGGGATTGATCGAGGCGGTCCAGAAAGCCAGCCCGATCGACGTCGGCGGCATGAAGCTGTCCTACAGCACCACCAGCAATCGCGGTTCCGATCAGGTCTTCCTGACGGTGATTCAAGCCGACGGCAGCCTGCAAGCGGTCAACCGCTTGCAAAAAACAGGAATGTGA
- a CDS encoding LemA family protein, with protein MRRLLTVLAALATLSLTNCGYNAIQQNDEQVKSAWSEVVNQYQRRADLVPNLVNSVKGFAQQEKDVLLGVTNARARVGSVQAGPDVVNDPAALQKFQAAQGELSSALSRLLVVTENYPQLKSDQLFRDLMAQLEGTENRIAVARNRYIKAVQDYNVNIRTFPNNLTAMAFGYKTKANFTVDNEKSISTAPKVDFNAPAPVPAPAPAPVPAPSPAPAPAK; from the coding sequence ATGCGCAGGTTGCTGACGGTTCTCGCCGCGCTCGCGACACTTAGTCTGACCAATTGCGGATACAACGCGATCCAGCAGAACGACGAGCAGGTGAAGTCGGCCTGGTCGGAAGTGGTGAACCAGTATCAGCGCCGGGCGGATCTCGTGCCCAACCTCGTCAATTCGGTGAAGGGTTTCGCGCAGCAGGAGAAAGACGTGCTGCTCGGCGTCACCAACGCGCGCGCCAGGGTCGGCAGCGTGCAGGCCGGCCCCGATGTCGTCAACGATCCGGCGGCGTTGCAGAAATTCCAGGCGGCGCAGGGTGAACTGTCGAGCGCGCTGTCGCGCCTGCTGGTCGTCACCGAAAACTACCCGCAGCTCAAGTCCGACCAGTTGTTCCGCGATCTGATGGCACAACTGGAAGGCACCGAGAACCGCATCGCGGTGGCGCGCAACCGCTACATCAAGGCGGTGCAGGACTATAACGTCAACATCCGCACCTTCCCGAACAACCTGACCGCGATGGCATTCGGGTACAAGACCAAGGCGAACTTCACTGTCGATAACGAGAAGTCGATCTCGACCGCGCCGAAGGTCGATTTCAACGCGCCTGCTCCGGTGCCAGCACCTGCACCTGCACCTGTTCCCGCTCCATCGCCGGCTCCCGCGCCTGCCAAGTAG
- a CDS encoding TPM domain-containing protein, protein MKIARQLVLAFLLCWAAVAVADVAVPQLTARVTDLTGTLSTADISSLDQKLAAFEARKGSQIAVLVVPTTQPEDIAQYSIRVVEQWKLGRKGVDDGVLLLVAKDDRRLRIEVGYGLEGALPDVTANRIINEIITPKFKQGDFAGGIDAGVDRIIKVIDGEPLPAPKPRNEISQGSWDEIGQAFPVLLILTIVIGGILRQVFGRFPGSLLTGGGVAMVAWWFAGFWAVALIVGFIAFFFTLIGDAIPLSGGGGGYGGGRGGSSWGGGSGGGFSGGGGSFGGGGASGSW, encoded by the coding sequence ATGAAGATCGCGAGGCAGCTCGTTCTTGCGTTTCTGCTGTGCTGGGCGGCGGTCGCCGTGGCGGATGTCGCGGTGCCGCAGCTCACAGCGCGCGTCACCGATCTGACCGGCACGCTCAGCACCGCCGACATCTCGAGTCTCGACCAGAAATTGGCCGCGTTCGAAGCCCGCAAGGGTAGCCAGATCGCGGTGCTGGTCGTGCCGACGACGCAGCCCGAAGACATCGCGCAATATTCCATCCGCGTCGTCGAGCAATGGAAGCTCGGACGCAAGGGTGTCGATGACGGCGTGCTGCTGCTGGTCGCCAAGGACGATCGCCGCCTGCGCATCGAGGTCGGTTATGGCCTCGAAGGCGCGTTGCCTGATGTCACCGCCAACCGCATCATCAACGAGATCATCACGCCGAAATTCAAGCAGGGTGATTTCGCCGGCGGCATCGATGCCGGGGTTGATCGGATCATCAAGGTCATCGATGGCGAGCCGCTGCCCGCGCCCAAGCCGCGGAATGAGATCAGTCAGGGCAGTTGGGACGAGATCGGCCAGGCCTTCCCGGTGCTTTTGATCCTGACGATCGTGATCGGTGGGATTCTGCGTCAGGTCTTTGGCCGGTTTCCGGGCTCGCTGCTGACCGGCGGCGGCGTCGCCATGGTGGCGTGGTGGTTTGCGGGCTTTTGGGCGGTGGCGCTGATCGTCGGGTTCATCGCGTTCTTCTTCACATTGATCGGCGATGCCATTCCGTTGTCCGGCGGCGGTGGCGGGTATGGTGGTGGCCGCGGCGGATCGAGTTGGGGTGGCGGATCGGGCGGAGGCTTCAGCGGAGGCGGCGGCAGCTTCGGCGGCGGCGGCGCATCGGGAAGCTGGTAG
- a CDS encoding TPM domain-containing protein yields MAVNIKRLGKHLLGNRARVRKAFSPQGLKRIEAAIKASEARHAGQIRFVVEGALDGRPLLAGQSARERALDLFAHLRIWDTEHNSGVLIYLLLADRDVEIVADRGIDAKVGAARWREVCAIMESEFQQGHFEKGALSGIERITAELAAHFPAQGVHRNELPDQPVVL; encoded by the coding sequence ATGGCGGTGAACATCAAGCGCTTGGGCAAGCATCTTCTCGGCAACCGCGCGCGCGTGCGCAAGGCGTTTTCGCCGCAGGGATTGAAGCGCATCGAGGCTGCGATCAAGGCGAGCGAAGCGCGCCATGCCGGCCAGATCCGTTTCGTGGTCGAAGGCGCGCTCGATGGCCGCCCGCTGCTGGCGGGGCAATCGGCGAGGGAGCGCGCGCTTGACCTGTTTGCGCATCTGCGTATCTGGGATACCGAACACAATTCCGGCGTGCTGATCTATCTGCTGCTGGCGGACCGCGATGTCGAGATCGTCGCCGATCGCGGCATCGACGCGAAGGTCGGCGCGGCTCGCTGGCGCGAGGTGTGCGCCATTATGGAGAGCGAGTTCCAGCAGGGCCATTTCGAAAAAGGTGCGTTGTCCGGGATCGAGCGGATCACGGCTGAACTCGCCGCGCATTTTCCGGCTCAAGGCGTGCACCGTAATGAATTGCCGGACCAGCCGGTGGTTCTTTGA
- a CDS encoding glycerate kinase type-2 family protein, protein MTDKRPLLRTIFDAAVGAAHPDKMLRRHLPGPPRGKVFIVAAGKAAAAMAAAAERHYMDDAGLGADRIAGVATTRHGHAVPTRRIEVIEAGHPVPDEASVRGAEKALALAAEAGPDDLVLALISGGGSANWIAPVEGIPYALKQQVNKSLLRSGAPISDMNTVRKHLSRIKGGRLARAAYPAQLVTLAISDVPHDDPAVIASGPTVPDPSTLADARNIVERYKLQVDDAVRAALADPGNESAKPGDKAFERARFDIVARPRDSLDAAVRVAAQAGYEIIDLGADLEGEARKVAAEHVKLALDARAKGKRVAIMSGGELTVIVRGNGRGGPNQEYVLAAAAALADTKGISVLAADTDGADGGGGSPTDPAGAMADETTFAKMRELKLDPVAYLDNNDATTFFEKTGDLVLTGPTLTNVNDIRIILVD, encoded by the coding sequence ATGACCGATAAACGTCCCCTGCTTCGCACCATTTTCGATGCTGCCGTGGGCGCTGCCCACCCTGACAAAATGCTGCGCCGGCATTTGCCCGGCCCGCCGCGAGGCAAGGTGTTCATCGTCGCCGCCGGCAAGGCTGCCGCCGCGATGGCCGCCGCCGCCGAGCGCCATTACATGGACGATGCCGGTCTGGGTGCGGACCGGATCGCGGGCGTTGCGACCACCCGGCACGGCCATGCCGTGCCGACCCGCCGGATCGAAGTCATCGAAGCGGGTCATCCCGTCCCCGACGAGGCCAGCGTGCGCGGCGCCGAGAAAGCCCTGGCTCTCGCCGCCGAAGCCGGGCCGGACGATCTGGTGCTGGCCCTGATTTCGGGCGGCGGCTCCGCCAACTGGATCGCCCCCGTCGAAGGCATCCCCTACGCACTCAAGCAGCAGGTCAACAAAAGCCTGCTGCGTTCCGGCGCGCCGATTTCCGACATGAACACCGTGCGCAAGCATCTGTCGCGCATCAAGGGCGGGCGGCTTGCCCGCGCCGCCTATCCCGCCCAGCTGGTGACGCTCGCCATCTCGGACGTGCCGCATGACGACCCGGCGGTGATCGCATCCGGCCCGACCGTTCCCGATCCCTCGACGCTTGCTGATGCCCGCAACATCGTCGAGCGCTACAAGCTGCAAGTGGACGACGCGGTGCGCGCCGCCCTCGCCGACCCAGGCAACGAGAGCGCCAAACCCGGCGACAAGGCCTTCGAGCGCGCGCGCTTCGACATCGTCGCCAGACCACGCGATTCACTCGACGCGGCCGTGCGGGTCGCAGCGCAAGCCGGTTACGAGATCATCGACCTCGGCGCGGACCTTGAAGGCGAGGCGCGCAAGGTTGCCGCCGAGCACGTCAAGCTCGCTCTGGATGCCCGCGCCAAGGGCAAGCGCGTCGCCATCATGTCGGGCGGCGAATTGACCGTGATCGTGCGCGGCAACGGGCGCGGCGGTCCGAACCAGGAATACGTTCTCGCCGCAGCGGCGGCGCTGGCCGATACCAAGGGCATTTCCGTCCTCGCCGCCGATACCGACGGCGCCGATGGCGGCGGCGGCTCGCCGACCGATCCTGCCGGCGCGATGGCCGACGAGACGACATTCGCGAAGATGCGGGAGCTGAAGCTCGACCCGGTCGCCTATCTGGACAACAACGACGCGACGACCTTTTTCGAGAAGACCGGCGATCTCGTGCTGACCGGGCCGACGCTGACCAACGTCAACGACATCCGGATCATTCTGGTCGATTAA
- a CDS encoding acetyl-CoA C-acyltransferase: MPEAVIVSTARTPIGKAYRGALNATEGATLFAHAIKAAVERAGLDPAEIEDVTMGAALQQGATFGNIARKALLRAGLPVGVAGTTVDRQCASGLQAIANAARSVLFDGAGIAVGGGGESISLVQNDKMNMFHAVDPALKAVKPEIYMSMLDTAEVVAKRYGISRQRQDEYALESQRRIAAAQAAGKFNDEIAPIATKMGVLDKASGEVSFKDITLSQDEGPRPDTSAEGLAALKPVMGEGFTVTAGNASQLSDGASAVVIMSDKMAARKNLKPLGIFRGMVSAGCEPDEMGIGPVFAVPRLLKRHGLSVDDIDLWELNEAFAVQVIYCRDRLGLDPAKLNVNGGAIAVGHPYGMTGARLAGHVLIEGRRRKAKYAVVTMCVGGGMGSAGLFEIVQ, encoded by the coding sequence ATGCCGGAGGCCGTCATTGTGTCCACAGCCCGCACCCCAATCGGGAAGGCCTATCGAGGGGCTCTGAACGCCACCGAGGGAGCGACGCTGTTCGCCCATGCCATCAAGGCGGCGGTGGAGCGGGCGGGCCTCGATCCTGCGGAAATCGAGGACGTGACAATGGGCGCGGCGCTCCAGCAAGGCGCGACCTTCGGCAACATCGCGCGCAAGGCGCTGTTGCGGGCGGGATTGCCGGTGGGCGTTGCCGGCACCACGGTCGACCGGCAATGCGCGTCGGGCTTGCAGGCCATCGCGAACGCCGCGCGCTCGGTGCTGTTCGACGGTGCCGGAATCGCGGTTGGCGGTGGCGGGGAATCGATCAGCCTCGTGCAGAACGACAAGATGAACATGTTTCACGCCGTCGATCCCGCGCTGAAGGCGGTCAAGCCGGAGATCTACATGTCGATGCTCGACACTGCCGAGGTGGTGGCGAAGCGCTACGGCATTTCGCGGCAGCGGCAGGACGAATACGCGCTGGAGAGCCAGCGCCGCATCGCCGCCGCGCAGGCCGCGGGCAAGTTCAATGACGAGATCGCGCCGATCGCGACCAAGATGGGCGTGCTCGACAAGGCCAGCGGCGAGGTGTCGTTCAAGGATATCACGCTGTCGCAGGACGAGGGACCGCGTCCCGACACCAGCGCCGAGGGCCTTGCCGCCCTGAAGCCGGTGATGGGCGAGGGCTTCACCGTCACCGCCGGGAACGCCAGCCAGTTGTCGGACGGTGCCAGCGCCGTCGTCATCATGAGCGACAAGATGGCGGCGCGGAAGAATCTCAAGCCGCTCGGAATCTTTCGCGGCATGGTGTCGGCGGGTTGTGAGCCGGACGAAATGGGCATCGGCCCGGTGTTCGCGGTGCCGCGCCTTCTGAAGCGTCATGGGCTGAGCGTCGATGACATCGACCTGTGGGAATTGAACGAGGCGTTCGCGGTGCAGGTGATTTACTGCCGCGACAGGCTCGGCCTCGATCCGGCAAAGCTCAACGTCAATGGCGGCGCCATCGCGGTCGGCCATCCTTACGGCATGACCGGCGCGCGGCTCGCGGGCCATGTGCTGATCGAAGGGCGGCGGCGCAAGGCGAAATACGCCGTGGTGACGATGTGCGTCGGCGGCGGTATGGGGTCGGCCGGACTGTTCGAGATCGTGCAGTAG
- the glpK gene encoding glycerol kinase GlpK gives MAYLLAIDQGTTSSRAMLFRGDLSVAARAQQEYPQHFPASGWVEHEPEDIWTSTIATCRAAMREGNVSARDIAAIGISNQRETVVVWERATGKAIHRAIVWQDRRTADVCARLQADGHEPLISARTGLIADPYFSGTKIAWILDHVSGARERAMRGELLFGTVDCYLLWRLTGGAVHATDATNASRTLLFNIHTGEWDDDLLDLLRVPRAMLPQVRDCAADFGVTLPELFGAPVAIRGVAGDQQAATVGQACFMPGMMKSTYGTGCFALLNTGETAVASKNKLLTTIAYQLNGKRTYALEGSIFVAGSAVQWLRDGLHLIETAHDSDDLAPQADETQSVYLIPAFVGLGAPYWNPRVRGALFGLTRNTGPAELAHAALESVCYQTRDLWEAMRADWPDLAITDVSLRVDGGMSVSDWTMQRLADILKATVDRPMIPETTALGAAYLAGLAAGVCPPPETFAAQWQLDRRFTPLMDDATRARKLRGWSQAVQGLLASDDAAFAPPPHAGEG, from the coding sequence ATGGCTTACCTCCTCGCCATCGATCAGGGCACGACATCCTCGCGCGCGATGCTGTTTCGCGGCGATCTTTCTGTCGCCGCTAGGGCGCAGCAGGAATATCCGCAGCACTTTCCGGCATCGGGCTGGGTCGAGCACGAGCCCGAAGATATCTGGACAAGCACGATCGCGACCTGCCGCGCCGCGATGCGCGAAGGCAATGTCAGCGCGCGCGACATCGCGGCCATCGGCATTTCCAACCAGCGCGAGACGGTGGTGGTGTGGGAGCGCGCCACGGGCAAGGCGATCCATCGCGCCATCGTCTGGCAGGACCGGCGCACGGCGGATGTCTGCGCGCGGTTGCAGGCGGACGGGCATGAACCGCTGATCTCCGCCAGGACCGGATTGATCGCGGACCCTTATTTCTCCGGCACGAAGATCGCATGGATTCTCGATCACGTCAGTGGTGCGCGCGAACGCGCCATGCGCGGCGAGCTGCTGTTCGGCACGGTCGATTGCTATCTGTTGTGGCGGCTCACCGGCGGCGCGGTTCATGCGACCGATGCGACCAACGCCTCGCGCACGCTGCTGTTCAACATTCACACCGGCGAATGGGACGACGATCTACTCGATCTGCTGCGGGTGCCGCGCGCGATGCTGCCGCAGGTCCGCGATTGCGCGGCGGATTTCGGCGTGACGCTGCCGGAATTGTTCGGCGCTCCGGTCGCCATTCGCGGCGTCGCGGGCGACCAGCAGGCGGCGACTGTGGGACAAGCCTGCTTCATGCCGGGAATGATGAAATCCACCTACGGCACCGGATGCTTCGCGCTTCTCAACACCGGCGAAACGGCGGTGGCGTCGAAAAACAAGCTGCTGACGACCATCGCCTATCAGTTGAACGGCAAGCGCACTTATGCGCTGGAAGGCTCGATCTTTGTCGCGGGCTCCGCCGTGCAATGGCTGCGCGATGGCCTTCATCTCATCGAGACCGCGCATGACAGCGACGACCTCGCGCCGCAGGCGGACGAGACGCAGTCGGTCTATCTGATCCCGGCTTTCGTCGGGTTAGGTGCGCCATACTGGAATCCGCGCGTGCGCGGGGCGCTGTTCGGGTTGACGCGTAACACAGGCCCCGCCGAACTCGCGCATGCCGCGTTGGAAAGCGTCTGCTATCAGACGCGCGATTTGTGGGAAGCGATGCGTGCCGATTGGCCGGATCTCGCTATCACGGATGTTTCGCTGCGCGTCGATGGCGGCATGTCGGTCTCGGACTGGACCATGCAGCGTCTCGCCGACATCCTGAAGGCGACGGTCGATCGCCCCATGATCCCGGAGACCACGGCGCTGGGCGCGGCCTATCTCGCGGGATTGGCTGCGGGTGTCTGCCCGCCGCCCGAGACGTTCGCCGCGCAATGGCAGCTTGATCGTCGCTTCACGCCATTGATGGACGATGCAACCCGCGCGCGGAAATTGCGAGGCTGGTCGCAGGCCGTGCAAGGTCTGCTCGCGAGCGACGATGCGGCCTTTGCCCCTCCCCCGCATGCGGGGGAGGGTTAG